In the archaeon BMS3Bbin15 genome, CGAAAGCTGCATTGTAGCCACCCTCTGCCATCACAGTACAGCCGCTTCTTCCAAAGAGTCCCTTGACAACAACAAGCACATCAACATTGTGCTTCTTTGCCTCTATTGCTGCTCTTGCACCTGCTCCACCTCCCCCTATAATAAGCACATCGGTCTGATAAACATCATCTACCGTTTCCATTTCTTTACCTCTTATAGCAAAATTTTATGTGAGTTATAAGTAGTAAGGGAGAAATAGCGGTCGCGACGGGATTCGAACCCGCGACTCCCGGCTTAGAAGGCCGGTGCCCTATCCATGCTAGGCTACGCGACCACCTTAATTTGAAGAACAATATTGTTAATAAAAGTTATTGCATCAGAGGTCTAACACTCAGCAAATAGAAGAGGTAATCACAGTGATTTTAAATAATAAAATCCATAAAACATCTGACTTTTGTTTGAATTCCAAACATACTTGCACTTTCTTCGGCACAAATCCTAGAAATTTCTCCAATTTCCTGTCTTAATTTTCCTTCGAGAGCCTTATTCCTCCTTCTTATCAATCCTCCAGAATAGTGAACAAGAACTCCCACTATGAAAATAAGAGTGCCATCGCTTAATGTTGTTGCTACAGTGACATTGGTTCTGTTAGCTCTGTCATTCTGGCTCAGTAGCTGCTCGAACATATTCCTGAATTCTACAATGATATTTCCTATACTAATACCACGTACAAAGTACTCGGAAGTTATTATATTCATAATATCTGCATTTTTGTCGATAACATCATATTTCCTGAAGATATTTTCATCTTTAGTCAAAGGTGAGGTTGCTTTTTTTGGTTCTGTTTTAATCTTATCTACAATCTCCTTCTTTTCTTGTTTGACATTAACTATCCTTTTAAGGTACATTCTGAGGAGAGGAATATTCAGCTTTTTTTCAGAATCTAAATAAACAATTTTTTCGCCATTATAAATACTCAGGTAGGATGTCCCGTTACTTTTTTCAATAAGTATCTCTTCCAGACCTTCAATATCAAAAAGTACAGAAAGTTTAAATGCAAGTTCCTCCTGATTTTCCACATCGCATGCAAATACTTCTCCATTTCTGTCAACAAGCATGCACCAGTTTATATACTTAAGACTGCTTTTAAGCTTCTTTAGCTTCTCTTTCATAAGGACACCTCTGATATTATCTCCATCACACCAGAAATAACTGTTGCATATGGTGTATTTTTTTCAAAGAAAATCACCACGTCAGAGTCGCCATATCGTACAATCACAGCTTTAAAAGATGAGAATTTCAATCTTGCAGATTCATACTCCTCGCACAGTTCAGCAATGAGCGCAGTTGATATGACTGCCATATCATTGAAATCCTTCTTTTCCTCCACATGTATAACCTCTCCATCTTCCAGTATGTAGCAGGCAAGTACATTCTCCATTGCTGCAACATCGTTTGCAAGTTTATATGCTATAATTTCATCCATATCTATCATCCATGGCATTTTTAATAATCTGTGTTACCTCTTCATCGGAGGGCTCCTTTAATTTGAACCTTTGCATAATTTCATTTCTGAAAACCTCTGGCTCAGAAAATATTTCATAGATATCAAGTATTGCCCTATTATCTATCAGAAGATTCTGATAATTTCCTTCCCAGTATACAAGGTTGCCATTTTTAAATACAAGACTAACTTTTCTGGCCTTCTTTGAAAATGCATTTATAATAATGTCGTCATATTTCTGTGAAATTTCATCAAGACTTTCAGATATGTTAGTGGTTGTAATATAATCCACTTTAGTTACAAGATATTCACAATTTTTCAGTTTTATTTTTTTATCTGGTTTATAAAGTGCAACTATCATTTCTTTCTTATTTTTCAGAAGTTCCTCATTGCCAGAAATAATTTTTCCAGAGTTAATCTGGAATATTAATTTTCCATCTGTAGCTCTTACAATATAATTCTTTGAGATAATTATTAAATCCTTAATATCTACAGTATCTTTGTATACTTTTATAGGATTCATATCCTCTCCTTTTCCTATAACTATTTTATTCTACAGGTTTACTTTGATATGAATGTTGACCATGTTGGGGCCACCACAAGCACACTGCAAGGCGAACTTTCAACCACTTCCTGAGCAGTACTGTTTTTAAATGCTGGATTTGGCAGATTAACTCCTATTATAATTATGTCCGTACCAATCTCTCTGGCAGCTTTCACAATTTCTTCGGAATTGTTTCCTATTCTTACAATCTCCTCTGCCACTACCCCGCTCTCCTTTATACTTGTATTTGCTATTTCAAGAGCTCTTTTCCCTCTTTCACTTAGGAGTTCCCTGAGGTTTCTGCCCTCTTCTTTAAAGGACTTAAGAGTTTCTTCAAACTGTGCCTCACCCACCAAATCATACTGATAAATATCGTTCATTGGCGCTATATATACATATTTAAGCTCAGAACCAAGACTCTTGGCAAGCTTAACCCCCATATACAGGGCTTTGATTGAGCCAACACTCCCATCAAGAGCCACAAGCACCTTTTCAATTACATCTTTTCCCATTACATATTATTTGTTTTATAGCACACTATTTATATCTTTCGAAAATTTAAATCAGATACTCTATTTAACATGTGCATATTGTTATAAAATTTATTGAAGTACGTGTATTACTTAATACCTGCCATTCTACCCCATATAATACCAAAGACAGGTAATATTTTCAACGGTAACTTTGAAGATATACATAGGAGAGGAAATCGGGTGGACAGCTCAGCAATTGGCTATGGGTTCTGACACTCTGTATACAGAGTGAAAAGATAACATAGCATTAAAAGTTGGGTTGTGGACTTGAAGTGGCAATACGAGGGTTTGTTAATTAACATTCCCAGGGTGTGTCCGATAGTTCTTAGCCGCCTGACCTCAAATCCTATTTTTCTATTCTTCTTTTGACTTCCCTGTAGAAATGAAGTACATCGCCAAGGTCCCTTCTGAATCTATCCTTGTCCATTATCTCCCTGGTCTCTGCATCCCAGAACCGGCAGGTATCTGGACTTATTTCATCCGCAAGAATGAGCTTTCCATCTCCTTTATATCCAAACTCCAGCTTAAAGTCCACGAGTATAATGTCTTTTTTTAAGAGGAATTCACTGAGAATATCATTGACTTTCAGGGTTATTCTCTTCATTTCCTTCATTTCTTCCTCGGAGCTTACAAGTTTAAGAGCCAGGGCAATATCCTCGTTAATCATCGGGTCATGGTATTCATCACTCTTGAAACCGAATTCAACCACATGCGGTGAGAGTTCCTGCCCATCTTTGAAAGGATATCTTCTGACAAAGCTGCCAGTGGCAAAATTCCTGCATATCACCTCAACCCTGATAATTTCAACTTTCTTTGCGACATGTCTGTTGGGCTTTTCAAATTTTATAAAATGAGTTGGTATTCCATTTTTACTGAGAAGCTCCATAAATCTTGCGGAAATTTCCGCATTGAGCTGGCCTTTTCCTTCTTTAGTGGCTTTTTTTGCTCCGTCGCCGGCTGTTAAGTCGTCTCTGAACTCTATAAGCACTCTATCTTCATCAAGCTCATAAACATCTTTTGCCTTTCCTCTATAGATAAGTTTCATACTATCACCTGAAATCCTCCAGTCTGAGTTCATTGAAATGCTCAGAATAGTATTCTTCAAGACTCCTTATAGCAATTTCACCCTCTTTCATACTCTCTATTGCCCTGCATGTCGCCTCAGCAGCGGCAAGGGTTGTTATGTAGGGTATTTTAAGCTCAACAGCATATCTCCTTATATAATAGCCATCACTGTAAGGCACCTTTCCTGCCGTGGGGGTGTTGATTATTAAGTCAATTTCATGTCTGCGCATTAAATCCAGAATATTTGGCTTACCCTCACTGACTTTCCTAACCACTTCTGCTGGAATACCTTCTCTGGCAAGACATCTAGATGTGCCATCAGTGGCAAGAATATCAAAACCCAGGTCATGTAGCCTTTTTGCTATATCTGCTATACCCTGACGGTGTCTTCTTGCTACACTTATAAACACCTTTCCTTTATCTGGTAGATTATTGCCTGCTGCAATCTGAGCCTTGTAGTAAGCTCTCCCAAAGTCGAAATCTATTCCCATGACTTCGCCTGTGCTTTTCATTTCAGGACCCAGCACGGGGTCAACACCCGGGAGCTTCAGGAATGGGAAGACAGCTTCCTTCACTGCCACATGTTTTATCTTCCTCTCACCTATATAACCGAGTTCACTCAGTTTTTTTCCCATCATCACTTTTGTCGCGAGTTTTGCCAGAGGTACGCCAATTGCCTTGCTTACATAGGGTACAGTTCTCGAAGCTCTGGGATTTGCCTCCAGCACATATACCTTACCATCCTTAACCGCATACTGCACATTGAGAAGGCCTATGACTTTAAGTTCTCTTGCCAGCTTTATTGTATAATCCTTAATTTTTTCTGTTACCTCCCTGCTAATATTCTGTGGAGGTAAAACGCAGGCACTATCGCCAGAATGTATTCCTGCATGTTCAATATGCTCCATAATCCCTCCGATGAAAACATCATGGCTGTCACTCACTGCATCCATGTCTATTTCAATTGCATTCTCAAGGAACTTATCCACCAGTACAGGGTGCTTCTCACTGACAGAAATTGCTTCCTGCATATATCTCTCAAGCTGGCTTTCATCATAAACTATCTCCATGGCTCTTCCACCGAGCACATAACTGGGCCTTACAAGCACAGGATAGCCTATTTTCTCTGCAATCTCTCTGGCTTTTTCCAGATTTGTGGCTGTGCCGTACTCTGCCTGAGGTATTTCAAGCTTCTGGAGCACTTCTGTAAAACGTTCCCTGTCTTCTGCCCTGTCTATATTCTCTGGCGAGGTGCCAAGAATATTTATATCTCTCTCTGCGAGAGGCATGGCGAGATTTAAAGGTGTCTGACCTCCAAACTGCACTATAACGCCGTAAATATTCTCCTTTTCAATTACTTCAAGGACGTCCTCCAGGGTTATTGGCTCAAAGTATAACCTGTTGCTTATATCATAGTCTGTTGAAACTGTTTCGGGGTTGTTGTTCACTATAATACTCTCCACGCCCTCCTTGCGAAGAGTTAAAGAGGCATGGACACAGCAGTAATCGAACTCTATTCCCTGAGCAATTCTTATCGGTCCTCCGCCTATAATCATAACTTTCTTTTTTCTACTGCTTTTAATTTCATCACCACTATCATAGGTGGAGTAGTAATATGGTGTCTTAGCCTCGAACTCGGCAGCACAGGTATCCACCATTTTAAATGCAGGCGTGACACCCAGCTTCTTCCTCTTTTTTCTTATCCTTTCTTCTCCTACGTCTATTATATTTGCAATCTGTATGTCACTGAAACCAAGATTTTTTGCATTTTTTATAAGCTTCTCATTAACAGTTTCGAGAGTATATTCTGAAAGAGTTCTTTCCATCTCAAGGATATTCATGATTTTATATATGAAAAAGGGTGATATCTTTGTTAGTTCGACAATTCTTTCAACAGATACTCCTGCTTTTAAAGCATCGTATATATAAAAAATTCTCTTATCTGTGGGATTAAATAGATTATCTTCGATTTTCTTTATATCTGTTTCAGGTTTTCTGCCGTCACAGCATAAGCCATTGCGTTTTATATCCAGACTCCTGATAGCTTTCTGAAGGCTCTCTTCAAAGCTCCTGCCTATTGCCATAACCTCGCCGGTGCTTTTCATCTGCGTACCAATATGCTTTTCCGCATCTCTGAACTTATCAAAAGGCCATCTCGGTATTTTTGTTACAATATAGTCCAGGGCAGGCTCAAAACTGGCTGGAGTCTCTTTTGTAACGTCATTTGGTATTTCATCCAGAGTAAAACCCACTGCAATTTTGGCAGATATCTTTGCAATAGGATAGCCTGTTGCCTTGCTTGCGAGAGCTGAAGAGCGGGATACTCTCGGATTGACTTCTATAACATGATATTCCCACTTTTCGGGGTTAACAGCAAACTGGATATTGCAGCCTCCAGCAATCTCCAGTGCCCTTATTATCTTCAGAGCAGCGCTTCTGAGAATCTGGTGTTCTCTGTCACTCAGAGTCTGAGCAGGGGCAACGACTATACTTTCACCTGTGTGAATTCCCATAGGGTCAATATTCTCCATGTTGCATATGGTTATGCAGTTATCATTTGTATCCCGCATAACTTCATACTCGTACTCATACCAGCCTAGGAGAGATTTTTCAATGAGAACCTGATTAACCATGCTTGCATCTACGCCTCTTGTAACTATCTCTTCCAGTTCCTCTCTGTTGTGGGCAAAACCTCCTCCTGTACCACCAAGAGTGTATGCTGGCCTTATTATCACAGGGTAACCAATTTTATCTACAGCTTTTAAAGCTTCTTCAAGGCTACTGACAGCAAAACTCTGTGGGACGGGTTCGCCTATATCTCTTATAAATTGGGCAAATAGCTCTCTGTCCTCTGCCTTCTTTATTGTTTCAACGCCTGTTCCAAGTACATTTACACCATACTTCTCGAAAACTCCGGCTTCAGCAAGCTGGGCAGTCAGGTTCAGACCAGTTTGCCCTCCCATTGTTCCAAGAAAACCCTCCGGTCTCTCCTTCTCTATTATTTTTGCCACAATATCGGGAGTTAGGGGTTCCATGTAAATTTTATCTGCAATTTCGCTGTCTGTCTGGATTGTGGCAGGATTTGAATTTACAAGGATAACCTCATAGCCCTCTGCTCTGAGGGATTTACAGGCCTGGCTTCCCGAGTAGTCGAATTCTGCTGCCTGACCTATAATTATGGGCCCTGAGCCTATAACTATTATTTTTTTAATATCATCTCTTTTTGGCATAGTTATGCACCATATCAGCAAAAACATCAAACATGTACTCTGTATCTTTTGGTCCCGGGCTTGCCTCGGGATGGAACTGGGTCGTCATTATTGGTAGACTTCTGTGTTTAAGTCCTTCGCAGGTACCGTCATTCAGGTTTACAAAAGTCTGCTCGAATTCAGTACCTTCAAGGCTTTCACTACTCACACCAAAGCCGTGATTTTGTGAGGTTATATATACTCTGCCTGTGCTCAAATCTTTCACAGGCTGGTTTGCTCCACGGTGCCCGAATTTTAGTTTGAATGTATGTGCACCCGAAGCCAGGGCAAGCATCTGGTGTCCGAGGCATATACCAAAGGTTGGAATTTCGTGGTTCATCAAATCCTTTATTGTCTCTGTGACATAGGGTGCCTGAACAGGATCCCCGGGACCGGGGGAGATTACTATACCCTGCGGCTCCAGGTCAAGAATTTCCTTTGCTTTTGAAAAGGCTGGAATTACACTAACCGAAAAGCCTCTCTTCAAAAGGTTTTTCCTTATACTCCACTTCATGCCGCAGTCTATCACAGCTATTCTCTCTTCTCCACTGCCATATTGAAGTATCTTCTTTGTTGTAACTTTTCTTACCAGGTCTTTCTCTCCGTAGGGTTTCTGGGCAAGTGACTTTTCCATGAGTTTGTGCACATCTATATCTTCTTTGCTTGTTTTCAATGCACCCTGAATCACACCGTACTCTCTCAGCTTTATTGTCAGTGCTCTTGTATCCACGCCAGCTATACCCGGAATGTTCTGTTCTCTTAGAAAATCGTCAATATTCTCAAAACTGCTCCGGTGGCTGGGCTCCTGACAATTCTCCTTTATGACAAAACCTTCGACATTTATTCTTTCACTCTCAAAATATTCGGTGTTTATACCATAGTTACCAATCAGAGGATATGTCAGAGTTAGAATCTGGCCACTGTAGCTGGGGTCTGTTAAAGCTTCCTGATAGCCTGTCATACTGGTTGAAAAGACCACCTCTCCGTAGACCTCAGCTTTAGCCCCAAATCCTGAGCCCTCTATTACAGTGCCATCGTTAAGTAAAAGTACAGCCTTCATTGGAATCTCTCCTGCTTACTTATTTCAACGATATAAGTTTTGTGTATTGTTGTGAAACATTTTATAACTAAATAAGATAAATGAACTACATGTATATATTATGAACCATATAGCTCAGGATGTGGGAATGTGAATATAACAGGAGCCACCTACGAAGTTATTGCCGAATATCCCTATATAGAACATTATCTCTCTAAAAGACTTGTGAATTACAGGGCTCTTGCAAGAGAGATAAGACCAGGGGTTGCTACCAAAATTGGAAGAGAGGTAAATATTCAGAGTATAGTCACAGCTTTAAGAAGACTTTCCTATGATAAAGACAGCAGAAAAGAGCCAGTTGACGATATTCTATCAAAAAGTGAAATAAGCCTTCGCTATGACCTTGCCCTGATTACCGTTGAACTTACAAGATATATCCATGGCAAGATTCTTGAGCTTCACAGAAATACCGGTGATGAAGGTTACCTGCTACTTCAGGGGCTTGAGAGTCTCACAATTGTTGTTAAAGACTCTCACCTGAGCTTTCTTGAGAAGCTTTTTAAAGATAGCATTTTAAAGAAGATTGAAAATCTTGCAGGAGTTGTAGTTAAGAGTCCTGAGGATATAGCGGATACCCCGGGTGTTATAACAAGACTAACCTCGCTTCTTAGTGCAGAGAACATAAATATTGTTGAGATGATGTCTTCATATTCAGAGACCTTTCTGCTTGTGGAGGAGGGGGATGCTCTTGCATGTATAGAAGCTATAAGAAGGGAGATGAAAAGAGCAAGAGGTATAAAGTAGAATAGCTGGGAAGATTGATATGGGAATACTCGATATATGTTTAAAAAGTGGGCGGGATGTGGTTACAATAATGCTCATATGTGAAATGGGAGAGATTAACGGAGAGAGCTTTGACTTCTCCGACATTGAATATATTAAGGGTTACAGAAATACAGCCTTCAGAATTAATGCGGGCAATGATACAAAATATATAACTCGCAGGATTGAATTTAAAGATGGAAATTCAGGTTTGTCTGCTGTTTTTGATAGTGAAGATGGTAATGTAAGGTTACCTGTGGAGAAGATAACCGAGATTGTGAGTCAGGAATAATATATTAAGCTTAAGCTGATTTTTCTGATTCTTCCACAGGCATGGGAATTATCCCCTGGTCCATCAGCACCTCTGTCTCCTTCCGGGCTCTTTTTATAATCATGGTGGCATTTTTAATGAGTTCTTTTCTTGTTTTTTTCACCCTGGCAACTTTTTCATTCATGGCTTTTATTCCAACTGCAGCAGCCTCTCTGGGATATACATCCCAGTCTTCCATGGTTGGGAGGATATATTCCTCTGATATACCCCTTTCCTGGGCAAAACCTGCCACTTCTTCTGCAGCGGCAATTGCCATTCCATCAGTAATTTTTGTTGCCATCACGTCCAGGGCACCTCTTAATATGGCTGGAAAAACAAGGGAATTGTTCACCTGATTTGGAAAATCTGACCTCCCTGTAGCTACCACTCTTGCACCAGCTTCTTTTGCTTCCCATGGCCATATTTCAGGTATAGGGTTAGCACCGGCAATAACAATCGCATCTGATGCCATGGAAGAAACCCATTCCTTTTTAATGATTCCCGGGCCTGGTTTCGAAAATGCTATGCAGATATCCGCATCCTTCATTGCTTCCGGCACACCACCCCTGATATTTTCCCTGTTTGAAGCCTCTGCAATCTCCCTTTTTTTCACATTTTCCGGGTTTTTAATGTCCTCTCTCCCTCTATATATTATCCCTCTGGTATCCACTACAACAATGTTCTGTGGAGAAAATCCATATTTTATTATAAGGCGAAATATTGTAACATTGGCTGACCCTGCTCCTATCATGGCGATTTTTACATCTTTTTTATTCTTTCCCACCAGTCTTAAGCTATTTATGATTGCTGCCAGTGTTACTGTGGCAGTGCCAAGCTGGTCATCGTGCCACACAGGAATATTCAGCTCCTCTCTGAGTCTCTCAACTATGGTGAAGCATTTGGGTTTTTCAATATCTTCCAAGCTTATAGCACCGAAACCTGGCTCAATCCATCTGCAGAATTTTATTATTTCTTCAGGGTCTTCTGTATTGATGCACAGGGGAATTGCATCCACACCCCCAAGATATTTGAATAAAAGTGCTTTCCCTTCCATCACAGGCAATGCACCTTCTGGTCCTATGTTTCCCAGACCAAGAACCCTGGAGCCATCCGTAACAATGGCAACAGTATTCCCCTTGTTTGTATGTGTATATACTTTTCCGGGATTTTCAGCTATATCTCTGGCAGGTGCTGCAACCCCGGGAGTGTACCATACGGAAAGGTCTTCTATGTCCTTAATTCTACATCTGGGAGTAATTTCAATCTTTCCCCTGTAAAAAGCATGTAGTTTCAGAGCTTCTTCTTGTTTTCCCTTTATGGACGAAAGTTTTTTTTCATCAATCCTTTCCTGCATATTACCCAAAGATGTTCTATGGGCTTTTATATCTTGTGGAGTGATGTGCAGATGTATGTATTTTGTGAACTACTCCTACCTGACAGAATGGGCTCCTGCTCGACTAAGATGAAATAAGGCTTGAGCTTTTTCATTTTTTTACAGCCTTTCTACCGAGTTCAAATGCTCTTAAGTTTATATCTGCAGTTTCAGGAGATACCTGGCTGAGAAGAGTTTCTTTCAGCACATCCTGCTTGAGAGGGAAATCCTCCATTGTGGAGAGAGCACCCAGCATTACTGTATTGCCTGTGAGAGGATTACCTGCCGTTTTTGCAAGACTATAGGCATCCACAGGGAAAACCTCTGCATATCTCATGAGATTCTCAAGGATACCTTCGAGGGGAGGATATATACCTATTCCTGACTGGGCTGCTGAGGGTACTATTCTGAAAGTCGAAACAAGGGCTCTGCATTTTTTACTTATATAACTGAGATATCGCAGAGCTTCAACAGGCTCGAGAGCCACAAGATAGTCCGCTTCGCCCTGAGGAATCAAAGGTGCTCTGGCACTGCCTATTCTTACATGAGATACAACACTTCCGCCACGCTGGGCCATGCCATGAGTCTCACTGGCCCTGACATTCAGATTCTGGGCTATTGCAGCCTTCCCAAGTATATTGGTTATAAACAGTATACCCTGACCTCCAACACCGGCAATGAGAATATTTTTAATCATTTTCATTTCTCCCTATGGCTTCAACAGGACAAACTCTTATGCAGAGGTCGCAGCCGGTGCATAGTTCAGAAATTATCTTTGCTCTTCCTTTTTTCCAGCCAACAGCAGGGCATCCTATCTTCAGGAGGCTCTGCATCCTCTGCATAGGTAACCCTCGCACTTCTCTCTTGCAACTTCAGGAGGGGTTTTCCAGAGACCCAGCTTTCTTCCCATAAGAGCACAGGGTTCCTCTGCTATAATAACCCTGACCCCGGGCATGTCAATGGCATTTTTTATAATTTCTATACTTGCCTCAAGGTCACCTGGCTTAACCCTGGCAACAAAATCCACCTTCAGGGCTTTTACGAGCTCTTCAAGGTCAACAGCTACTGTTTTGGTGCCGAGAGCAGTAACACCCATACCTGGGTTGGGTTGATGCCCTGTCATAGCTGTTGTTCTGTTATCCATTATTATCAAAAGAATATTTGCCCTGTTGTAAACTGCATTCAAAAGGGATGGTATGCCTGCATGAAAAAATGTGGAGTCACCAATAAGAGCAATAATATCTTCTTCAACTCCTGCATGGTAGAAGCCCTGGGCAATACCAAGGCTGGAGCCCATACACAGGCATGTATCCATTGTTTTTAATGGCTCCAGTGCGCCCAGAGTGTAGCAGCCTATATCACCGGAATAAATCTTCTTTTCTGTAATTTTTTTCAGGGCATGGTAAAGTGCCCTGTGACCACAGCCCGGGCAGAGGACTGGCGGTCTTGGCACAGGAGAAATATCTTCTCTTTTTACTCTTTCAATCTTGAGGCTAAGAAAACCTGCCACCGCATTCTTAACAATCTCTACATTGAATTCACCATCTCTGGGCAATATGTTCTTTCCAGAAACTTCGATATCGCCTGCCAGTGTCTCAACCTGTTCTTCAATGAATGGCTCAAGCTCCTCCACTACAAGAATCCTGTCAATTTTATAAAGAAATCTTTTTACAAGCTGCTTCGGGAAGGGATTTGTTATTCCCAGCTCGAGAAGTGAAACTTCAGCGCCCAGGGCATCAATAGCTTCTCTGACATAATTTCTTGAGACACCAGAAGTTATAATGCCATAGCTTCCGTTTAGTCTGATATTATTCAGAGTGCTTTCACTGGCATAGCTCTCCATCGCCTCAAGCTTTTTATTCAGTTCTCTGTGAAGAAGCCGTGCATTTGCTGGTATGCATACATAGCGTGAGAAGTTCTTTTTAAACTCAGGTTTCATACCACTTTTAGGAAGCACTCCGGCAAGAACATCACCCCTGGCATGATTTATCCGTGTTGTTGTTCTTAGCATAACAGGTATTGAGAACTTCTCTGAAATTTCAAAAGCTTTTATGGTGTAATCCATGGCTGACTGAGCATCATAGGGCTCGAGACAGAAGATTTTTGTGAATCTGGCAAGAATCCGGTTATCCTGCTCATTCTGGGATGAATGAGCCC is a window encoding:
- a CDS encoding indolepyruvate ferredoxin oxidoreductase; its protein translation is MAKPEIHTLKEGNRYFLLGNHAIARGALEAGLNLASAYPGTPSSEIIEALASSARELGFYAEWSVNEKVALEVAIGASYSGLRCLTAMKHVGVNVALDALATLAYTGVPGALVLVSADDPGAHSSQNEQDNRILARFTKIFCLEPYDAQSAMDYTIKAFEISEKFSIPVMLRTTTRINHARGDVLAGVLPKSGMKPEFKKNFSRYVCIPANARLLHRELNKKLEAMESYASESTLNNIRLNGSYGIITSGVSRNYVREAIDALGAEVSLLELGITNPFPKQLVKRFLYKIDRILVVEELEPFIEEQVETLAGDIEVSGKNILPRDGEFNVEIVKNAVAGFLSLKIERVKREDISPVPRPPVLCPGCGHRALYHALKKITEKKIYSGDIGCYTLGALEPLKTMDTCLCMGSSLGIAQGFYHAGVEEDIIALIGDSTFFHAGIPSLLNAVYNRANILLIIMDNRTTAMTGHQPNPGMGVTALGTKTVAVDLEELVKALKVDFVARVKPGDLEASIEIIKNAIDMPGVRVIIAEEPCALMGRKLGLWKTPPEVAREKCEGYLCRGCRAS